The following proteins come from a genomic window of Sesamum indicum cultivar Zhongzhi No. 13 linkage group LG10, S_indicum_v1.0, whole genome shotgun sequence:
- the LOC105172182 gene encoding NADPH:quinone oxidoreductase: protein MAAAAPPPIIKVAALCGSLRKGSYNRGLLRAAMEVSKSINGLEIEYVDISPLPFLNTDLEVDGTYPPVVEAFRQKILAADSVIFASPEYNYSVTGPLKNAIDWASRPPNVWADKAAAIVSTGGGFGGGRSQYHLRQIGVYLNLHFINKPEFFLNAFQPPPKFDTEGNLIDDATKERLKEILLSLYTFTLRLQGKRD from the exons ATGGCGGCGGCGGCACCTCCACCGATCATCAAAGTTGCTGCACTCTGCGGTTCTCTCCGCAAAGGGTCCTACAATCGCGGCCTGCTTCGTGCAG CGATGGAGGTATCGAAGTCAATTAATGGTTTGGAGATAGAGTATGTGGACATATCACCATTACCATTTCTGAACACGGATCTTGAAGTAGATGGAACCTACCCACCCGTTGTAGAGGCTTTCAGGCAGAAGATTCTTGCTGCTGATAGCGTAATTTTTGCTTCACCTGAGTACAATTACTCCGTCACAG GACCTCTAAAGAATGCAATCGATTGGGCATCCAGGCCCCCGAATGTTTGGGCTGATAAAGCTGCTGCTATAGTGAGCACCGGAGGGGGTTTTGGTGGGGGCCGGTCGCAATATCATCTCCGTCAGATTGGGGTTTACCTTAATCTTCATTTCATCAATAAGCCAGAGTTCTTTCTGAATGCATTCCAACCTCCTCCGAAATTTGATACTGAGGGCAACTTGATTGATGATGCAACCAAGGAGAGATTGAAAGAGATTCTCTTATCCTTGTATACTTTCACTCTGCGTCTCCAAGGTAAGCGTGATTAG